CTGTCGTTCCTCTATACTCTGCTGGTCCATGATATGCAGGCGGCGCTTGAGAGCGTGGGGCTCGACCCACAGGTAGGGTTCATGCACCAAGACCGGCCCGGGCGCCCCGGACTCGCTCTTGACATGATGGAGGAGTTGAGGCCGATTCTGGCAGACAGATCGGCCTTGGCTATAGTCAATCGCAAGCAGGTGGGGCCGGGAGGGTTTCATGCCCTCGAGTCCGGCGGAGTCATGATGGACGACGACACTCGCAAGACTGTGATAGCCGTGTGGCAAAAGCGTAAGCAGGAGGAGATCGTCCATCCATTCCTCGGCGAGAAGATTGAGGTGGGGCTCATTCCGTATGCCCAGGCCATGTTGATGGCCAGATACCTGCGGGGAGACATCGACGGATACCCTGCGTTCTTCTGGAAGTGAAGGTGATGCTGCAATGATGGTCCTGGTCACGTATGACGTGAATACCCAGGACGCCGAGGGCAGGAGACGCCTGAACAAAGTCGCAAAGGCGTGCGTCAACGTAGGGCAGAGGGTGCAGGATTCCGTGTTCGAGTGCCTGCTTGAGCCCGCTCAGTTCGCCATGCTCAAACACACGCTCAGCGACCTGATCGATCCTGATAAGGACAGCCTCAGGTTCTACTTCCTCGGAGCAAACTGGAAAGGACGAGTCGAGCATGTCGGCGCCAAGACCGCCTATGACCCAGAGGGAATCCTGACGATCTGATATTGCGTACCACGAAGCACCAATAGGAGTTGACCAGGCCGGGGCGTGAACCAAGATATGGGTGACAGGGCCCCGGAACATGCTGATCGGCTGTTGTCATGACGGAATAGGCCCTCTGGAGGTCACGACGTGGCGTCGATGCAGCCAGCGGATGGCATGAAAACGTAACGCCCAACATGACTGGACGCTCAAGACGGGGGCTTTATAGGGTGCTTTCGGTTATTCAAAGCCGAACTTATCCAGGACGCGCTGAGCATCTTCGGGAGTTGTTCTGATGGGTACGCCTGTAGGAATCATCATTTCCGCGATATTGAATATGCGGTAGAAGGCGCCGAAGAACACGATCACCTTGTCGGCATTGATCATGGCGAGTTGCCGTCGCCATCGAGTTGTGCCTGTATCAAATGACCTGCCCATAGCAACGCTGCTGCTGGCCCGGGGTCGTTCAGCCTGCGGTTGGACAGGCCAGAGCTCCTCCTTGGCATCTTCGTCTGCGTTGGCATATGCGCGGTATGCATGTACCAGAGCGAATGCGAC
This window of the Clostridia bacterium genome carries:
- the cas2 gene encoding CRISPR-associated endonuclease Cas2; amino-acid sequence: MMVLVTYDVNTQDAEGRRRLNKVAKACVNVGQRVQDSVFECLLEPAQFAMLKHTLSDLIDPDKDSLRFYFLGANWKGRVEHVGAKTAYDPEGILTI